The proteins below come from a single Flavobacteriales bacterium genomic window:
- the hisD gene encoding histidinol dehydrogenase, with protein MKKALFPGRDQWAEICSRPVADHSAIQKIVWDIIDNVGMNKNKALFEYTAKFDGAELDDFKVSEEEFIEASNSISQELKDAITVAQKNIQKFHESQLKDEEPIETMQGVTCWRKNVAIETVGLYIPGGSAPLFSTVLMLGIPAMIAGCERIVLCTPANKKGKVNEGVLFAASIVGITDIYKAGGAQAIAAMAIGTETIPRVNKIFGPGNQYVTAAKQSASQLGVAIDMPAGPSELLVMADQSANTEFVVADLLSQAEHGADSQVICLVKTENQLLKVQEELLNQIGSLPRRDMARKAIEN; from the coding sequence ATGAAAAAGGCATTATTTCCTGGTAGAGATCAATGGGCTGAAATCTGTTCACGTCCTGTTGCCGATCATTCCGCTATTCAAAAAATAGTTTGGGATATTATCGACAACGTAGGGATGAACAAGAATAAAGCGCTATTTGAGTATACAGCTAAGTTTGATGGTGCCGAACTTGACGATTTTAAAGTAAGCGAAGAAGAATTCATTGAGGCATCTAATTCGATCTCTCAAGAGTTAAAAGATGCGATAACTGTTGCTCAAAAAAATATTCAAAAATTTCATGAGTCTCAATTAAAAGACGAAGAGCCAATCGAGACAATGCAAGGCGTTACGTGCTGGAGAAAGAATGTGGCCATAGAAACCGTGGGATTGTATATCCCTGGAGGATCTGCCCCGCTTTTTTCAACCGTATTAATGCTTGGAATACCTGCAATGATAGCTGGTTGTGAGCGTATTGTTTTATGTACACCTGCTAATAAAAAAGGAAAAGTAAATGAAGGTGTTTTGTTTGCAGCAAGTATAGTTGGAATCACAGATATTTATAAAGCAGGAGGTGCACAAGCAATCGCGGCGATGGCAATTGGTACAGAGACTATCCCACGAGTAAACAAGATATTTGGACCAGGTAATCAATATGTAACTGCCGCCAAACAAAGCGCCTCTCAGTTGGGAGTGGCTATCGATATGCCGGCGGGTCCATCAGAGCTTTTGGTGATGGCTGATCAATCGGCTAACACCGAGTTTGTCGTAGCAGATTTATTATCGCAAGCTGAACATGGTGCCGATAGTCAGGTGATTTGTTTAGTAAAGACCGAAAATCAATTACTCAAAGTACAAGAGGAATTGCTGAATCAAATCGGATCGCTGCCTCGAAGAGACATGGCAAGAAAGGCCATAGAGAATT
- a CDS encoding ATP phosphoribosyltransferase: MERKLRIAIQKSGRLSEKSLQLLKECAIGFNSGFLQLKAQSSEFPAELLYLRDDDIPGYVEKGIADIGIVGLNVVEEKEVDIEIVERLGFAKCKLCIAVPKDVDFKGPQDLNGSTIATSYPVILGKYLKEQNISADIHLINGSVEIAPAINLAQAIFDIVSTGSTLLSNGLKKVEEVTSSEAVLIGSNNMPAEKKAILDQLMIRIRAVLAAKGKKYVLMNVPTDKIDQVRALLPGKKSPTIMALAQEGWSSLHTVVEEKKFWEILEDLKSAGAEDILVSPIEKMIL, from the coding sequence ATGGAAAGAAAATTAAGAATAGCAATTCAGAAATCGGGAAGGTTAAGTGAGAAGTCGCTTCAGCTTTTAAAGGAATGTGCCATTGGTTTTAATAGTGGATTTTTGCAATTGAAAGCCCAGTCTAGTGAGTTTCCTGCAGAATTACTCTATTTGAGAGATGATGATATTCCTGGATATGTTGAGAAAGGGATTGCGGATATTGGGATAGTAGGTCTTAATGTCGTTGAAGAAAAAGAGGTAGATATCGAAATCGTGGAGAGATTAGGGTTTGCCAAGTGTAAACTATGTATCGCCGTTCCAAAGGATGTTGATTTTAAAGGACCTCAAGATCTTAACGGGTCGACTATTGCAACTTCTTACCCAGTTATTTTAGGAAAGTATTTGAAGGAGCAGAATATCTCTGCAGATATACATTTAATCAATGGTTCTGTAGAAATTGCTCCGGCGATCAATTTAGCGCAAGCAATATTTGATATTGTAAGTACAGGAAGTACTCTTTTAAGTAATGGACTAAAGAAGGTAGAAGAAGTTACTTCTTCAGAAGCAGTATTAATTGGTAGCAATAATATGCCTGCAGAAAAGAAAGCGATTCTCGATCAGCTTATGATTCGAATAAGAGCTGTCCTTGCAGCAAAAGGCAAGAAATATGTTCTAATGAATGTTCCGACTGATAAGATTGATCAAGTTAGAGCTTTGCTTCCAGGAAAGAAGAGTCCAACGATTATGGCTTTGGCACAAGAGGGATGGAGTTCACTTCATACAGTAGTAGAGGAGAAGAAATTTTGGGAAATATTAGAAGATTTAAAATCCGCAGGAGCGGAAGATATTTTGGTATCTCCAATTGAGAAAATGATATTGTAG